The nucleotide window CGCCCCTCGCGACGCGTCAGCCCTCCGCCTCCGTCATCGGCCTCCGGCCGATGCCACCTCCCCCTTCAGGGGAGGAGACCGCAAAGAGGGGCCTATCGCCAGGGGAGCGGCTTACCGTTCCGCAGTGCCTCGATGGCCACTTCAAGCGCGTGGACAGCCACATCGACCTCGAAGATATCCCTGTTGTCGAAACGAGCCACTGCGAAGCCCAAGGCTTCCAGGTAGCGGGTGCGTTCCAACTCGTCCCGGCCATCGTGAGACCCGTCGTCGACCTCGATGACGA belongs to Acidimicrobiia bacterium and includes:
- a CDS encoding endonuclease domain-containing protein translates to MARPPRDPMSAERARALRRRQTNVEARLWARIRRGQLGVRFRRQVPMGPWIVDFACFAPKLVIEVDDGSHDGRDELERTRYLEALGFAVARFDNRDIFEVDVAVHALEVAIEALRNGKPLPWR